The Pseudoxanthomonas sp. SL93 genome segment TCTATGCCGCCATGGGCGCGCCGGCACGCAGCAATCTGGCCGCAAGCGCGGGTGCAGCCATGGGGAAAGAAGGCGCCATCCTCACCGATGACGATCTGCAGACATCGCTGCAGGGGCTCTACGCCATTGGCGATGTGGTGACGGATCTGAACCAGATCTCCGTGGCTTTCGGCCATGCCGCGATCGCCGCCACCGCCGTCCATCGACGCTTGAGCCCGGCCCTGCGCTGAACGGGGCCAACGCCGCGGCCTGTCCGGCTCGCACATGTTCGCCACCGGTGCATCTCGCTGCAGGAGGCGCGAAGGGAGAAATGAACGCGAGGTTCGGTGGATCGCTGGGGCGCGCGCGTTTTCGCGTCGGCGTCATCATCGAACCTGTCTACTCCGGGAGCACGTTAGTCGGATACGCCAAGGTGACGCGGGACATTACAGAGAAGTACAACGCCATCCAGCACCTTCGGGAGGCTGAGCACGCGTTGGCCCAGTCCCGCAGGATCGAGGCGATCGGCAAGCTGACGCTTGGCATCTCCCACGACTTCAACAACATCCTTTCGGTGATCCTCGGCAGCCTCGATCTCATCGGCAAGGGCGAGCAGGACCCGCGTCGACTCAAGCTGCTGTCCACCGCCGCCAAGGCGGCCGAACGTGGAAGCCAACTCTCCGCCCGGATGCTCGCCTTCGCACGCGGGCAGAACCTGTCGCCCGACATCCACGACGTGCACACGCTGATCTCGGACTCCACGGGTGTCCTGTCGCGATCCGCTGAACCGGTCCCATGCAGCATGCATATGGGCGCTTCCTCATCCGTCGTCCGCATTGACGCGGCACAGTTCATGGCCGCCCTGGTGAATCTGGTCGTCAACGCGAGAGATGCGGGGGACGTCACCGGCATGCGCATCACCACGACGGTCCGCCATCCCGACATGCATCTGCACGTCGACGCGAAGGCCAACACCCGCTATCTCTGGACCTCGGTCGCCGACAACGGGCCGGGCATGTCGGAAGAGACCCAGGCGCGCGCGATGGAGCCCTTCTTCACCACCAAGGACGTCGGCAACGGGAGCGGGCTTGGCTTGAGCCAGGTGTTCGGGTTTGCGGCCCAGTCGGGGGGCTTCGCCAGCATCGAGAGCGTGGAAGGCGAAGGGACGACGGTCTCGATAGCGATTCCCCTGTGGGAGGGTACCGATGGTCAGGCCACAAGTGCTCTACGTTGAAGATGACGAGCTCCTTCGCACGGTGACCACGATGGCGCTGGAAGATGCCGGATTCGAGGTGGTGCAGGCGTGTGACGGGACAGTCGCGAGACACCTGCTGTCCCGGCGGGCCTACGCCCATGTGCTCAGCGACGTCAGCATGCCCGGCGGCGTGAGTGGCGTCGCCGTGGCGACCGAAGCCCTGCATCGTAATCCGGGCTGCACGGTCGTCCTGGTCTCGGGCCATCCTGAAAGCGAGCATGGCACGCTGCCCACCGGTGTCCGCTTTCTCCACAAGCCTTACCGCATGAACCAGCTGACGGCGGCGCTGGCGACGCCCGTTGCCGCCCCCGGTCAATAGCGCGTCTGGCAGTCCGTGCAGAAGAACGAACGCCGTTTGCGCACGCCCAGGTATTCCTTCGTGATGCGTCGGCCGCATTGGGGGCAGGTGGATTTGGTATGCACCTGCCAGTGCTTCCGCAGGACGAACTGCTTCTTCCATTCAAGGAACTCGAAGCTGTACTGGCGGGCCTGCGCGATCATCTCGCCCAGCTTGCGCGGGGGAAGCGCGCCCACTTCAGTGGCGGGATGGACGCCGATGCGGAAGAGCACCTCGTTCTTGATGATGTTGCCTACACCCGCAAAGATGTCCTGGTCCAGCAGGGCATCGCAGACCAGTACCGAAGGCTGGGATTTCAGTTTTGTCCTGGCGAGACGGGGATTCCATTCCGGGCTCATCACGTCGATGCGCCAGTCGTAGGTGTCGTCCAGCGCTCCCTCGATGTACTTCAGCGATGACGCGTAGAAGTTCAGCACGCCATTGTCGAACGTCAGCGACATGCGGGGATTGGCGGGCTTTTCTTCATCGATCAGGTACGAGCCGAACATCAGCATGTGCACGCGCGTGCTGAAGCCACGGAACTCGATGAGGAAATGTTTCCCCCAACTGCGTAGCGCAACGACGCGCTTGCCTTCCATGCGGCCCAGGTCGAGCTTGCTGTTGCCCGACGCCTTGCGGACGGTCTTGCCGCTGAAGTGGGCCGCCGCTTCCTTCAGGATGACGATGGAAGGACCCTCAGGCACGTGCACGTCCTCGCGGTGTCGGGCGCGATGACGTCGCCCGCAGCAGATCCTGCAGGCGGGCCGCATTGGCGGCCGCATGACCGTGCGCGGTATTGTCGAAGATGACCCACGGACGGGCAGGCCACTTGCGTGAAACGACCGCGGCCGCCAGCTGCTGCAGGCTGTCTTCTGTGTACGCGCTGTAGTACATCCGCGGCGAACCGTGCCAGCGCCAGTACGGCCAGGGCGATCGCGCATCGGGGCGTCCGGCCTCCTCGACCAGGGCCGGGTCCGCGCCGACGCGACCGACGTCGTATCGCTGCAGCAATGCCTCAGCGGCGCTCGAGAACCAGCTGGCATGGCGGGGTTCGCAGACAAGCGGCGCGTCCGAGCGACGGCGGAACAGGCGGAAGAACGTCGAGGCGACACGGGCGTCGAGCACGTGGCTGGGAGAAAGCTGCAGCAGGAAACCCCCCAGCTTGCCGCCAAGCGCCTCCGCCTCGCCCAGGAAGCGGTCAAGCACCGGACCGCACTGGCGAAGCGCCAGTTCGTGGGAAATCATCTTGGGGAGCTTGACCGAGAAGCGGAAATCCCTCGGCACCGAGGAGGCCCATTTCGCATAGGTGGCCGGCTTGTGCGGCCGATAGAACGACGAGTTCACTTCCACCACCGGGAAACGCGTGGCGTATCGCGCCAGCATCGATTCGCCTTCGCCGAACAGCGCCAGGCTCTGGCGGGGAATGGACCAGCCTGCACAGCCGACCTTGATTGCCTGCATTGCGCTGGGTCCTTGCAACGGGTTGCCGTAGGAAATGCCGCCGGGGGTCGATGTCTTCAGCAGGCGCCCGATTGGAGCGCCATCATCCGGACGGTCGGCACCGTGCATGCACGATGCCGACACGTACCACGTAGTACTTCAGGTCCGGCCTAGTTCGCCGCGCCTTCCAGCTGCTTGGCCTGTGCCAGGTGGGTGGCGACATGCTCACGCGTTGCAGCCAGGTGTGTCGTGACTTCGGCACGGCCGGCGGCCGGTATCAGCTTGCTGTCCAGCGCCGCGAGGGCCTCCGTATGGTCCTTCACCATGGCAGCGACATAGGCCTTGGAATAGGCGTCGCCGCTCTTTTCGTCCAGCATCGCCAGCGCCTGCTCGCCCTTCTTGCGCTGCGCATCGGCATGGGGCGCGGCGCTCTCGGGATTGAGCGCGGACGTCTTGTCGCGGTTCTCGGTGTGCTGGTCGATCATCATCTGCGCATAGGCAGCGACCGGCCCCTTGACGCCCTTGGAGAGGGCCTGCTTGCCCGCGGCGATTTCATGTTCGTTGATCGCGTTCAACACGCCAAGGGCGTTGCGCTCGGCCATGGACGCCTGGACGTCGGGTTGGTCGGTGGACGCCATGGCTTCGGTTGATTCATCGGTGGGGTCGGCGTTCGTTACGGGCACGGCGTCCGACGTTTCCGCCATGACGTCATTCGTGTCGTCGTTGTCGCGACAGGCGGACAGGGACACGACACCGATCGAGACGGCGGCGAGGACGAACAGGTGGCGAACTTTCATGATGCAACTCCGGTTTTGGGATGGGGGGCCGAACCGGGATTGCCTTCAGGATGGAAACCTGTCCGTGTGTTGGCCTGGTACTAGGGAACGCCTACGCACGTGAACACAATGTGGAATATCGCGAGACGTTTATCCTGGCGTGAAGGGCTTGCGAAAAACGTGCGTCATTCCTCGCGCGATTTCTTCCTCGTCAACCACTGACCCACGAGTGCGGTCAGCAGAATGCAGCTGTTGGTCACGATGAAAACCCAGTTGTCCAGCAGCACGGAGTAGACGATGAACAAGGCGGACGCCGTGGCCTGGCCGATGAACAGCCACGCGGACACACCTTCCTGCTGCCCATCCTTGACC includes the following:
- a CDS encoding ATP-binding protein, whose protein sequence is MNARFGGSLGRARFRVGVIIEPVYSGSTLVGYAKVTRDITEKYNAIQHLREAEHALAQSRRIEAIGKLTLGISHDFNNILSVILGSLDLIGKGEQDPRRLKLLSTAAKAAERGSQLSARMLAFARGQNLSPDIHDVHTLISDSTGVLSRSAEPVPCSMHMGASSSVVRIDAAQFMAALVNLVVNARDAGDVTGMRITTTVRHPDMHLHVDAKANTRYLWTSVADNGPGMSEETQARAMEPFFTTKDVGNGSGLGLSQVFGFAAQSGGFASIESVEGEGTTVSIAIPLWEGTDGQATSALR
- a CDS encoding PQ-loop domain-containing transporter, with protein sequence MADIIGWTASAILLVTLVRQIIKQVKDGQQEGVSAWLFIGQATASALFIVYSVLLDNWVFIVTNSCILLTALVGQWLTRKKSREE
- a CDS encoding response regulator, with protein sequence MALEDAGFEVVQACDGTVARHLLSRRAYAHVLSDVSMPGGVSGVAVATEALHRNPGCTVVLVSGHPESEHGTLPTGVRFLHKPYRMNQLTAALATPVAAPGQ
- a CDS encoding DUF72 domain-containing protein, with the protein product MQAIKVGCAGWSIPRQSLALFGEGESMLARYATRFPVVEVNSSFYRPHKPATYAKWASSVPRDFRFSVKLPKMISHELALRQCGPVLDRFLGEAEALGGKLGGFLLQLSPSHVLDARVASTFFRLFRRRSDAPLVCEPRHASWFSSAAEALLQRYDVGRVGADPALVEEAGRPDARSPWPYWRWHGSPRMYYSAYTEDSLQQLAAAVVSRKWPARPWVIFDNTAHGHAAANAARLQDLLRATSSRPTPRGRARA
- a CDS encoding DNA-formamidopyrimidine glycosylase family protein, with the protein product MPEGPSIVILKEAAAHFSGKTVRKASGNSKLDLGRMEGKRVVALRSWGKHFLIEFRGFSTRVHMLMFGSYLIDEEKPANPRMSLTFDNGVLNFYASSLKYIEGALDDTYDWRIDVMSPEWNPRLARTKLKSQPSVLVCDALLDQDIFAGVGNIIKNEVLFRIGVHPATEVGALPPRKLGEMIAQARQYSFEFLEWKKQFVLRKHWQVHTKSTCPQCGRRITKEYLGVRKRRSFFCTDCQTRY
- a CDS encoding DUF4142 domain-containing protein, with the translated sequence MKVRHLFVLAAVSIGVVSLSACRDNDDTNDVMAETSDAVPVTNADPTDESTEAMASTDQPDVQASMAERNALGVLNAINEHEIAAGKQALSKGVKGPVAAYAQMMIDQHTENRDKTSALNPESAAPHADAQRKKGEQALAMLDEKSGDAYSKAYVAAMVKDHTEALAALDSKLIPAAGRAEVTTHLAATREHVATHLAQAKQLEGAAN